In Nicotiana tabacum cultivar K326 chromosome 2, ASM71507v2, whole genome shotgun sequence, the following proteins share a genomic window:
- the LOC107794740 gene encoding chaperone protein dnaJ 11, chloroplastic-like, with product MVQSLALPAGISFSFALQNTSTSAAGFSDRRVSFLRRNTRRASIYAAAVAEAPPVLKRRTPASLYEVLRVKENASAKEIKAAYRNLAKLYHPDAASRPEESSDDRHFIEIHDAYVTLSDPVSRALYDVKLSAVFPRRGFGSSDDGVRINVSEFYPTRRWETDQCW from the coding sequence ATGGTTCAATCCCTAGCCCTACCTGCCGGAATCTCCTTCTCTTTTGCTCTTCAGAATACTTCTACTTCCGCCGCCGGCTTCTCCGACCGCCGTGTCTCATTTCTCCGAAGGAATACACGCAGAGCATCGATATATGCTGCCGCCGTTGCGGAGGCTCCACCGGTATTGAAGAGGAGAACACCAGCGAGTCTTTACGAGGTGCTAAGAGTAAAAGAAAATGCATCAGCGAAAGAGATTAAGGCAGCTTACCGGAATTTGGCTAAGCTATACCATCCCGACGCTGCTTCTCGGCCGGAGGAATCTTCCGACGACCGGCATTTCATTGAGATACACGACGCTTATGTGACGCTATCCGACCCTGTGTCTCGGGCTCTATACGACGTGAAATTAAGCGCGGTCTTCCCTCGTCGAGGTTTTGGGAGCTCCGACGATGGAGTTCGGATCAATGTGTCTGAGTTTTACCCGACCCGAAGATGGGAAACAGATCAGTGTTGGTGA